The Acomys russatus chromosome X, mAcoRus1.1, whole genome shotgun sequence genome segment gtgtgtgtgtgtgtgtgtgtgtgtgtgtgtgtgtgtatatatatatatatatatatatatatagagagagagagagagagagagaaagagagagaatgagaattatGAAGGTGAGAGGAAGAGGCTCAGTGGGGAGAGGCACTTACATGAAAATTTGTCGACCTGAGTTGGAATCCCAGATCCCACAAGGTTGCAGGAGAGAATTGACTTCCTTcagattgtcctttgacctctacacaccaCCTAACTCAcaaactcactctctctctctctctctctcacacacacacacacttttaaaagtaaCTATAAAGATGAAATTATCTTACAAGTTATAAAATACAGCAGTAAGTTGATTAACATTAGAATGCTACTTGGCTATTTTGACCTATAAATTTAGTTTCATAGACTCCAATCATACATAAAACTatattaattctttttgtttgttttttgttttctttttttttcagacagagtttctcttgtagtcctggctgcccaggactctatttgtagaccaggctggcctcaaactcatagagatctgcctgcctaggACTCCTGAGtacggggattacaggtgtgtaccgccACAATTGGCtctattaattctatttttatgtgtaaatgaCTGTATACCCACTAGTAAAAAAACCATGCAAATTAAATGAGCACTGTATGATGTTAGGCAAGGCGTTACCAGAACCCACCACAACCTTTAAGTCCTCTTACCCTGGACACATGGTAGCAATTGACTCCAGAGACACGTCTATCTCTTTCCATCAAATACCATTGGTACCGAAGTCGGgcaattcttttttccttcaaataaagTACAATGCAGTTTATAAACATGAGTGACCCGGTAAAAAGATATATCTAACAATTTTTCTTAAATGACACActaggggctaaagagatggctcggtggttaagagcatctgccTGCTATTCCTGGGTGCTCAACTGGCTTCCCAAcactaacgtgtgtgtgtgtgtgtgtgtgtgtgtgtgtgtgtgtgtgtgtgtgtgtgagataactGCCTTTAACTTGAGTCCAGGGGAGATTCACTACCCTCTTCTACTCTTTCAGGGTGCACACTGACAGCAGCAGACACAGTCACATCAACAATAACCcttaacaaaaagaaatgatttgctaaacaaacaaacaaacaaaaaaccagaatcatgaaaataaaagctaAGTGAACAATACGAAGCCAAATGTCCTAAATAAAACCAGACCATTGTAACTGACTTCTTACACttccttgcggggggggggggcgcggaggtGCAACAccactgtttttggtttttttcctaacTGCTGAATAGATATTTTGCCTTCTGGATTACTCTTCATCAACCAAAAACTAGCTACGTTTTGCTCAAGTAAAAGGTGGAAACCGCAAGTCTCCGCTTTCAGGCAACATTAAGAGGAAGGCCCATTTAAACGTCCTCACCTTCACTGAGCTGCTGCGCATCCAAATAGCCACTGGTACCCCACCATCCCTAGAACAACCCCGATCGGCAGCCTTACCTTGCCCCCGTTGGTGAACTTGTGGATGTACGCAGTGGACACCCCGGGGATGACCAAGCACACCCCCATGATGGCAAGACCAGGAAGAATCTCGAACCACATCTCTGGGCCTCAACTCACACGCCAAACGGCACCAGCTCCTCAGAGGTGACCCGGCTTCACTTCCCTTCCGGCAGCACGCAGGAGAGGCGGTGCCCTGGAAGGCTCAGGAGGAAGCGACGGCGGCCGCAGAAGCTCAAAAGTGATTGGCGTTCGCGGTCTGGCAATAGTTCccaggctgctttttttttttttttttaaatgtcgtTTCTTTTCTGGTGGTCCGATTCACTGCCTCAGAGACCACGAAGTGTGACGACTCGAAGCGGTCTCGTATGCCGCGGCAGTTTCAGAGCCTGGTGATCTCTAATGGCGGAGCAACTTTCTCCAGGGAATTCGGCCGGCCAGGTGTGCACTTTCCTCTTCAGAAAGATTGGGCGGAAAGGAGCGTCGGGCCGCCGAAAGCGCCGGCTCTGTGATGCGGGGTCCGGGGACAGTGGCAGTAGCAGCGATGAAGGCAGCGCGGTAGTCCGCCGGAGAAGAAGCAGGCGACCCGCAATCCGATGATCCAGAAGAGGCGTGGCAGCGGTAAACAGAAGGCGAACTATGGAGGCTTGAGTAGCGAGGACGAGAAAGAACCAAGAACCGGAGGGTCTTGGCGTGGCCTACAAGTCTACCCGTTCGGCCAAACCCGTGGGGCCCGAGGATATGGGGGCGACCGCTGTCTACGAACTGGACACTGAGAAAGAACGAGATGCACAATCCATCTTtgaaaggagccagaagatccAGGAGGGACTGAGGGGCAAGGAAGATGATAAGATCTATCTGGGAATCAATAACTATCAGAAATACGTGAAGCCAAATACGTCCATGGGTAATGCCCCCTCCGGGATGGTGAGGAAGGGCCCCATCCGAGCTCCAGAGCATCTACGTGCCACTGTGCGCTGGGATTATCAGACCGACATCTGCAAGGACTACAAGGAAACTGGATTCTGCGGCTTCGGGGACAGCTGCAAATTCCTCCATGACCGTTCAGATTACAAACACGGGTGGCAGATTGAACGTGAGCTTGATGAGGGTCGCTATGGTGTCTATGAGGATGAAAACTACGAAGTGGGAAGTGATGATGAGGAAATACCATTCAAGCGTTTCATCTGTCGCCAGACCTTCCGAAACCCAGTTGTCACCAAGTGTAGGCATTATTTCTGTGAGAGCTGTGCACTGCAGCATTTCTGCACCACCTCACGCTGCTATGTCTGTGACCAGCAGACCAATGGCATCTTCAGTCCAGCGAAAGAACTGATTGCTAAACTGGGAAAGCATCGAGCTGAAGGAGAGAGTGGTGCTTCTGATTCCCTTGAAGACCCCGAGGAGAGTCCAGTTTCCGTTATTTAGATTTTTCCATAATTCCtagtcacaaaataaatattttgttgtttgttaaaaatcttttgggagctttcttttttaaaagggaaatagcAGAGAAAATAGATGATGGAGCAGGGTCCCTGGTGAGAAGCTTCAAGATAGGTATTATGTATAATTTCAGCCCTGAAATAAATATTCCACTGGTAAGTATTTTCAGAGCGTAAATTATGTGGATGGGAGAAGTTCACAAAAGCTGGGATTTATCTGAGGGAAGCAAAGTTGTGAAGAAATCAAGAGCTGAACATATCTATTATATGACATTTCTATAGTTCGGAAATTATTTTGATGCTTTATGGTGTGGGGCAAGCGctgttttaaaatgcacatttggTCGAGGCGGtggtgggggcacatgcctttaatcccagcactcaagaggcagaggcaggtggattgctgtgagtttgaggccagtctggtctgcaaagtgagtccaggacagccaaggctccacagagaaaccctgcccccccaaaacaaaaaaagaaaagaaaagcacatttgGAGGGCTTGAGTTGgtccttgatttctttgagaATGTGTCTTGTAATCTTTGGGAGAGTGTCCTCTGCGCTCTCTTTGAAGCACCTATAGATAACTCCCGTTTCCACAGATGATGGAAAGACTCTCTCTCGAGCTGTCCAATAGGACAGATGCTATCCTCATGTGGCTGACAAGTGCTTGAAATGTGCAGGTGGCCACTGAATCGGATATTGCACTTAACTGAATTTGTGAACTTGGAGATGGCAAAAAGCCTAATGCTTTGTAATCCATAACGTGAACCGATCCCTGTTCTTATAGACTTCAATAGGACTAATCACACTTGTTGAAATTAGTGTACCTGTCCCCGTATTCACAGTCGTTTGGGAACTAGCATAGTGCCTGGTGTAAAGTAAGGAGTTGATAAGAGGAAAAGgggtgtgctttgtttttgttttttggttttttgagacaggatttcactgtgtggccctggctgtcctggactcactctggagaccaggctggccttgaacttgcagagatctgcctgcctctgcctctgcctcccaagtgctgggattaaaggcgtctccAGGCAAGAGGAAAAAGTTTTAAGATGGGGAATTGAGACCGAAGCTTTGAATTCACACTCAGGAATTTTAAGTTGTGTTCTGTAGGTAATTGGGAGATGAAAATGACAAATATATTTGTTTACCATTACTGAGATGCAAGGAAGACAGGCCAAATGATTAGTCACTATTTTAGTACTATAACTAGAATTGGGTTAATATAAGGAAACAGATGAAAGTGTAAATTGAGTTGAAGTgggatttattcatatttattaatccatttaaagatttctttgaaCAGACTTTGTTAAACACTGTGTTTAGGATACAGAGAAGCTAATAGCAGTGAATAAAATAGACGCAGCCCCCAATGTCATAGAGTGGCATAGAGAGTAACAAATGTGGTGAGTATGGGAAAGGAGTATGCTGGGTTCATCTCAGCCTTAACTTACTCTCTTGGGCTAGTGACTCGGCTCAGTGGGTGGAGGCgcctgctgccaaacctgaccaCTGTATTGGACCCACATAGGGACAGAAGGAGGAACAGAGTTGACTTTTAGAGATTGCCCTCTGATTTTCAAATATACACAGATAATAAAGTAGATAAAATGTAAAGGGGGAAAATAAGAGTTAATCCAATCTTGGGGCTGTGAGGGTGGGCGTGGGGGTAATATGGTTCACTGGACAAGCAACTGCCTGGGAtgcccaagggggaaaaaagcattgaACCTTGAGCCTCAGTCTAGGAGTTCAGGGACATGAcatcactttaaaatttatttggtgtgtgtgtgtgtgtgtgtgtgtgttgagtgtacATTTGGGTATTTTGTGTATACTGCCCCTTTGAAAGCTCAAGAGAGCCCGTGGGTCCTGTGCGTTAATAGCAAGGGCTCAtagccaggaggtggtgacacgcctttaatccaaatAGCAAAGGACTCTTACCTGCTGAAGCTACTCAAGAGCcccatgagggctggagagatggctcagaggttaagagctcttccaaaggtcctgagttcaattcccagcacccacatggtagctcataaccatcctctggcatgcaggtatacatgcaggcagaccactgtatacctaataaataaataaatctttaaaaaaaaaaaagagccccatTAATGCACATGATGGGATAGAATAGATTCTGTAGTAAAGAGTACACGTGACTGGGATGTATGAGCAGAATACAtagaaaattacatttaagaCATGAGCAGAAGAGACAgttaaataggaaagaaaagaggctatTGTAGAGAAAAGCAGTGTACACTCATGCAgggcaaaggaggaagaaatgccATAGAAATAAATACAACACAGGGCAAGAAGATGAGTCAATGGGTAAGGGTGCCTGCTGTGAtggcttgaggacctgagttcaaatcccaagcacaCAGGTATAAAAGCTGGGCGTGATTACACATCCCTCAGCTTTGTGGGAAGTTAGCCTAGGCAAAATGGTGAACGTCCAGTGCAGTGAGaagccctgtgtcaaaaaaaaaaaaaaaaaaaaaaagtgaagaataaAGCACTGAGAGATGGCCAGAGGcaagccaagcctgatgacctgagcttggcTCACTGGAACTCATGTAAAATCGACAGTGGTGCAGGAATCCCAGCAGTCCCATAATGAAATGGGGGAAGgggatggagacagaagaatcctCTGGGGGCTCAAGGACCAGCTAAAGTGGAGTACACAGAACAGCAGAcgagagacaccctgcctcaaaaccaagaCAGGAGGGCTGAAGAGTTAGCTTTAACAGTTAAGAGTTCTTACTACTAAGCTTCCAAAGGACAGCTGCTTCTAATTCCAGTTCCCGGGTatcagcgccctcttctggcatgcctGTGCATAGACCTCCACACAAGGCACCGGTCacatatgtgccaccacataGAAACATgcagaaataaacattttgaaaggAT includes the following:
- the Ndufa1 gene encoding NADH dehydrogenase [ubiquinone] 1 alpha subcomplex subunit 1, which encodes MWFEILPGLAIMGVCLVIPGVSTAYIHKFTNGGKEKRIARLRYQWYLMERDRRVSGVNCYHVSRGLENID
- the Rnf113a gene encoding LOW QUALITY PROTEIN: E3 ubiquitin-protein ligase RNF113A (The sequence of the model RefSeq protein was modified relative to this genomic sequence to represent the inferred CDS: inserted 1 base in 1 codon; deleted 1 base in 1 codon) — translated: MAEQLSPGNSAGQVCTFLFRKIGRKGASGRRKRRLCDAGSGDSGSSSDEGSAVVXPEKKQATRNPMIQKRRGSGKQKANYGGLSSEDEKNQEPEGLGVAYKSTRSAKPVGPEDMGATAVYELDTEKERDAQSIFERSQKIQEGLRGKEDDKIYLGINNYQKYVKPNTSMGNAPSGMVRKGPIRAPEHLRATVRWDYQTDICKDYKETGFCGFGDSCKFLHDRSDYKHGWQIERELDEGRYGVYEDENYEVGSDDEEIPFKRFICRQTFRNPVVTKCRHYFCESCALQHFCTTSRCYVCDQQTNGIFSPAKELIAKLGKHRAEGESGASDSLEDPEESPVSVI